One Tetrapisispora phaffii CBS 4417 chromosome 3, complete genome DNA segment encodes these proteins:
- the AFG3 gene encoding AAA family ATPase AFG3 (similar to Saccharomyces cerevisiae AFG3 (YER017C); ancestral locus Anc_7.168), producing the protein MIHMYRKEGLLLSRNLSNIAFKRGISSSIQSQFTSLTLIKTTKLPNLTNRASVINILNHSRSFHVSSYTNFKNTQYALKQDNSNDNSNGDKKKDQQDNKGKNSKKSGQNEDEPPNIMNYFKSREFLNTMLLSIGFSFMFAMTSSSGDNNLNEPLTFQDFKIKYLEKGLVKKIYVINKYLVEAELISALSTGNNPTIVSFTIGSVPVFEEEMEAVQNKLNISAKDRIPIIFTDRYSLFHYLFPFVPTLILLGGLYYITKKMNPGGANPNMGGSGGIFGVGKSKAKLFNKETDIKVAFKDVAGCNEAKQEIMEFVHFLKNPKKYTDLGAKIPRGAILSGPPGTGKTLLAKATAGEAGVPFLSVSGSEFVEMFVGVGASRVRDLFEQARTMAPSIIFIDEIDAIGKERGKGGALGGANDEREATLNQLLVEMDGFQTSDQVIVLAGTNRPDVLDKALMRPGRFDRHIEIDPPDVEGRKSIYLVHLSKLNLDPSFLKTKHDKEMLAGKLAALTPGFAGADIANACNEAALIAARYNDEYVEMRHFEQAIERVIAGLEKKSRVLSPQEKKTVAFHEAGHAVCGWYLEYADPLLKVSIIPRGQGALGYAQYLPDDRYLYTEEQFKHRMVMTLGGRVSEELHFPSVTSGAHDDFNKVTNMARSMVTALGMSPKLGYVCYDTDANQGGYQVNKPFSEQTERTIDLEIKRIIDEAHEICKKLLTENIEKVDKVANELLTKESITREDMIRLLGPRPFPERNAAFEKYLDPQGANSQIAKNPKDPEGNISPAPN; encoded by the coding sequence ATGATTCACATGTATAGAAAGGAGGGCCTTCTTTTAAGTCGAAACCTATCTAATATAGCCTTTAAAAGAGGGATATCGAGTAGTATCCAGAGTCAGTTCACCAGCTTAACTTTGATAAAAACAACTAAACTCCCTAATCTGACAAATAGAGCATCagtaataaatattctaaatCATTCAAGATCTTTTCATGTTTCAAGTTatacaaattttaaaaataccCAATATGCACTAAAACAAGATAATTCTaatgataattcaaatggCGACAAGAAGAAGGATCAACAAGATAATAAGGgaaaaaatagtaaaaaaAGTGGtcaaaatgaagatgaacccccaaatataatgaattattttaagTCAAGAGAATTTCTAAATACAATGCTGTTGAGTATAGGGTTCTCTTTCATGTTTGCAATGACATCATCAAGTGGTGACAATAATTTAAACGAGCCATTAACGTTCCAAGATTTCAAGATTAAGTATTTGGAGAAAGGTttagttaaaaaaatatatgtcATAAATAAATACCTAGTAGAAGCTGAACTTATTTCGGCATTAAGCACAGGCAATAACCCAACTATTGTATCATTTACAATCGGATCTGTACCGGtgtttgaagaagaaatggAAGCAGTTCAAAACAAACTTAATATCTCCGCTAAGGATAGAATACCTATCATCTTTACAGATAGATATTCACTTTTCCATTATTTGTTCCCATTTGTCCCTACTTTAATACTCCTAGGTGGTTTATATTACATCacaaagaaaatgaatCCAGGTGGCGCTAATCCAAACATGGGTGGCAGTGGTGGAATCTTTGGAGTTGGAAAGTCCAAGGCAaagttatttaataaagaaactgACATAAAAGTAGCTTTCAAGGATGTTGCTGGATGCAATGAAGCAAAACAAGAAATTATGgaatttgttcattttttgaaaaaccCAAAGAAATATACAGACTTGGGAGCTAAAATTCCAAGAGGTGCAATTTTATCTGGTCCTCCTGGTACTGGTAAAACTTTATTAGCAAAGGCTACGGCAGGTGAGGCTGGTGTTCCTTTCCTATCTGTATCTGGTTCTGAATTTGTAGAAATGTTTGTCGGTGTTGGTGCTTCAAGAGTACGTGATCTATTCGAACAGGCTAGAACAATGGCACcttcaattattttcattgatgaaattgatgCTATCGGTAAAGAACGTGGTAAAGGCGGTGCCTTGGGTGGTGCAAATGATGAAAGAGAAGCAACTTTAAACCAACTTCTTGTTGAGATGGATGGTTTTCAAACTTCAGATCAAGTTATTGTCCTTGCTGGTACAAACAGGCCCGATGTTTTGGATAAAGCACTGATGAGACCTGGGAGATTTGATAGACATATTGAAATCGATCCACCTGATGTCGAAGGTAGAAAATCTATTTACCTAGTCCATCTTTCCaaattgaatttagatCCTTCTTTCTTGAAAACTAAACACGACAAAGAAATGCTAGCTGGAAAGTTAGCCGCTTTAACCCCTGGGTTTGCTGGTGCAGACATTGCAAATGCGTGTAATGAGGCTGCTTTGATTGCTGCCAGATATAATGATGAATATGTTGAAATGAGACATTTTGAGCAAGCAATCGAAAGAGTTATTGCGGGCTTGGAGAAAAAATCCAGAGTTTTATCGCCTCAAGAGAAAAAGACAGTAGCATTCCACGAAGCTGGTCATGCTGTGTGTGGATGGTACCTAGAGTATGCTGATCCTTTGTTAAAGGTAAGTATAATACCTCGTGGTCAAGGTGCTTTAGGTTATGCTCAATATCTACCTGACGACCGTTATCTATATACAGAGGAACAATTTAAACATAGGATGGTTATGACATTAGGCGGTAGGGTTTCAGAAGAGTTACATTTCCCATCAGTTACCAGTGGTGCTCatgatgattttaataagGTTACTAATATGGCTAGATCAATGGTTACCGCATTAGGTATGTCACCAAAGCTTGGTTACGTATGTTATGATACTGATGCTAATCAAGGCGGCTATCAAGTAAATAAACCATTTAGTGAACAGACCGAAAGAACTATTGATTTAGAAATCAAGAGGATAATTGATGAAGCACATGAAATCTGTAAAAAGTTATTAACGGAAAATATTGAGAAGGTTGATAAAGTCGCTAATGAACTTTTAACTAAAGAATCTATAACAAGAGAGGACATGATTAGATTGTTGGGACCTAGACCTTTCCCAGAAAGAAATGCTGCATTTGAGAAGTACTTAGACCCACAAGGCGCAAACAGTCAGATTGCCAAAAATCCCAAGGATCCGGAAGGGAATATTTCTCCTGCCCCAAATTAA
- the FAA2 gene encoding medium-chain fatty acid-CoA ligase FAA2 (similar to Saccharomyces cerevisiae FAA2 (YER015W); ancestral locus Anc_7.166), with amino-acid sequence MGNQNKKDYSLVDLINNDPSYKGLKKNLDGFKKGSDEYYLQLFDELPLSSWPDYKTFLKNQAIQINDPLDIMDENTNEYSKTFRSSLSKDNLISCFDTKGMATIYDHFQFIVRNFPDNDCLGVRPTNPETGELEEFYSYQTYKKVNQRAQDLASGIMTIVNSKRKKKLSKNDFIVSILSYNRPEWALLDIACQFYSLPNTSLYETLGPETSEYILNLTETPILFFAKSNLYKIIDMLPDLKYLNTLVCMDELPAEELNILNSSILGKFTNINNESITLFNFSDVENLGKISIVPISPPTLDDLYTISFTSGTTGVPKGVEMLHRNISSGIAFAFSIFKTPEHKKGLQLHDICFLPLAHIFQRMILAYDLSRGVGIGFLHKPDPLVLVEDLQVLKPDFASFVPRILTKFETGIKNALEKSGFQKNVASNIISNKKTRVTARGGHDRSVVNYLVYHRILIDKIRKSLGLSNISYVVTGSAPISKSTLLFLKSSLDIGIRQGYGLTESFAGISLSEPFERDFGSCGAIGISSECRLKSVPSMGYNAKKDLKGELQLRGPQIFTKYFKKPIETSEVLDKDGWFSTGDIAYIDEKGRLYVIDRVKNFFKLSQGEYVAPEKIENIYLSSCPLITQIFVYGDSLHSYLTGIIGIDVEAVNKLMKEEFPEMSTWNDETLILNLNTNSSMRKKLLVLINSYLKTLQGFEKLHNIKVGIEPLQIADDVITPTLKIKRAKASVVFKESLTDLYNEGSLIKNGNL; translated from the coding sequence ATGGGAAACCAAAATAAGAAAGATTACAGTTTGGTTGACTTGATTAATAACGATCCTAGTTATAAGGgattaaagaaaaatttgGATGGTTTTAAAAAAGGTTCAGATGaatattatcttcaattATTTGACGAATTGCCGTTATCTAGTTGGCCAGATTACAAGACATTTCTTAAGAACCAAGCAATCCAAATCAATGATCCATTAGACATCATGGATGAAAACACAAATGAATATAGTAAAACTTTTAGAAGTTCATTATcaaaagataatttaatcAGTTGTTTTGATACAAAAGGAATGGCTACCATTTACGACCATTTTCAGTTCATAGTGAGGAATTTCCCGGATAATGATTGTTTAGGCGTAAGACCCACTAATCCAGAAACGGGAGAACTAGAGGAATTTTATTCGTATCAAACTTATAAGAAAGTTAATCAACGTGCTCAAGACTTAGCTAGCGGTATTATGACTATTGTAAATTcgaaaagaaagaaaaaattgtCAAAGAACGATTTTATTGTGTCAATTTTATCTTATAACAGACCGGAATGGGCTTTATTAGATATTGCATGTCAATTTTATTCACTGCCAAATACTTCATTGTATGAAACATTGGGCCCAGAAACTTCAGAATATATTCTTAATCTAACAGAGACACCAATCTTGTTTTTTGCAAAGAGTAATCTCtacaaaattattgatatgTTACCAGATctcaaatatttgaatactTTGGTTTGTATGGATGAACTTCCCGCAGAAGAGTTAAACATATTGAATTCTTCTATTTTGGGAAAATTtactaatattaataacGAATCGATAACATTGTTCAATTTTAGTGATGTTGAAAATTTAGGTAAAATTAGTATCGTCCCAATTTCTCCTCCAACTCTAGATGATTTATATACTATTTCGTTTACTTCAGGTACTACCGGTGTCCCAAAAGGAGTAGAGATGCTTCACAGGAATATTTCTTCAGGAATTGCATTTGCTTTTTCTATATTTAAAACACCAGAACATAAAAAGGGACTACAGTTGCACGATATATGTTTTCTACCACTTGCACATATCTTTCAAAGAATGATATTAGCCTATGATTTATCTCGTGGTGTAGGAATTGGATTTTTACATAAGCCAGATCCTTTGGTACTAGTTGAGGATCTTCAGGTTTTAAAACCAGATTTTGCGTCATTTGTTCCAAGAATCTTAACTAAATTTGAGACAGGAATAAAGAATGCTCTAGAAAAATCAGGTTTTCAGAAAAATGTTGCTTCTAACATTATtagtaataaaaaaactagAGTTACAGCTAGAGGCGGGCATGATAGATCTGTTGTTAATTATTTGGTCTACCATAGGATATTAATagataaaattagaaaatcACTGGGTTTGTCAAATATCTCCTATGTCGTCACAGGATCAGCTCCGATCTCTAAAAGCACtttgttgtttttgaaaagttCGTTAGATATTGGTATAAGACAAGGTTATGGCTTAACTGAATCTTTTGCAGGAATTAGTTTATCAGAACCATTTGAGAGAGATTTTGGGTCATGTGGTGCTATAGGTATAAGTTCCGAATGTAGACTGAAATCTGTACCATCAATGGGTTACAATGCTAAAAAGGACCTGAAAGGCGAATTACAGTTACGTGGGCCCCAAATATttactaaatattttaaaaaaccAATTGAAACTTCAGAAGTTTTAGATAAAGATGGTTGGTTTTCGACCGGTGATATTGCttatattgatgaaaagGGAAGACTCTACGTCATTGATCGTGTAAAGAATTTCTTTAAGTTGTCCCAAGGTGAATATGTTGCACCagaaaaaattgagaaCATATATCTTTCATCTTGTCCATTAATCACTCAGATATTTGTGTACGGTGACTCTTTGCATTCATATCTTACTGGTATAATTGGTATAGATGTGGAAGcagttaataaattaatgaagGAGGAGTTTCCGGAGATGTCGACATGGAATGATGAAACTCTAATTTTGAACTTAAATACAAACAGCAGTATGAGAAAGAAGTTATTGGTACTAATAAATTCCTACTTGAAGACACTCCAAGGTTTCGAAAAATTGCATAATATTAAGGTAGGAATTGAACCGTTGCAAATAGCAGACGATGTCATAACCCCAACGTTGAAGATTAAAAGAGCTAAAGCTAGTGTTGTCTTTAAAGAATCCTTAACAGATTTGTATAATGAGGGATCATTGATTAAGAATGGAAATTTGTAA
- the MSL1 gene encoding U2 snRNP complex subunit MSL1 (similar to Saccharomyces cerevisiae MSL1 (YIR009W); ancestral locus Anc_7.165): protein MTEPAKKKQKTTPGQVAHPKDKPKGTKKSIPKSTLYINNLSDGIGSKNLRTNLFLLFSVYGEVIKISVNTKRQRGQAFIRMKNVDQANLAKVSLNGEIFFDKQLQIEFSANEMKAV from the coding sequence ATGACTGAACCAGCtaagaagaaacaaaaaactACACCCGGACAAGTGGCACACCCAAAGGACAAGCCCAAAGGTactaaaaaatcaattccTAAAAGTACactatatattaataatctATCTGATGGGATAGGATCGAAAAACTTGAGaacaaatttatttctacTGTTTTCAGTCTACGGGGAGgttatcaaaatttcaGTGAATACAAAAAGACAAAGAGGGCAGGCATTTATTAGAATGAAAAATGTCGATCAAGCAAATCTCGCAAAAGTTTCGTTAAATGGAGAAATATTCTTTGATAAACAACTGCAGATAGAATTCAGTGCAAATGAAATGAAGGCTGTATAA
- the PRP22 gene encoding DEAH-box ATP-dependent RNA helicase PRP22 (similar to Saccharomyces cerevisiae PRP22 (YER013W); ancestral locus Anc_7.163) → MSMQKENIIKILGTDDDTVINFIKNINGNSETLEEFQKKIKNLDVGLSLENINKLYNLLNEVHSIPVENNDRTQQSLVNYTDSGKQTTINDRINDILQREIGINDIYVTNFILDIMNTSKDYESFEKKMNDLDVGISTQNIKSLFKLKEPKSNTIENNITHIKWGDLSKNKNTVSEVKFNPFLSKKQQPQDIKVNGILKGRVRKITSFGCFINIKTSQSENKDGLLHISEMSNEKIGTPNDLVKTGDMVWVKIITIHENGKISLSMKNIDQQSGKEIINEANIGQDERGRSKEHKKENIRRRKLTSPERWEIQQLIASGAASIDDYPELKLETKVQVDKHYRQKDVTSVQNPDKQVNSQVDEDEPVEIELNHNWKPAFLKNETKNISKKFEMPKINNVPKGSMRRIAMGESQLMREHRDQKFKKKALEQELRSYINMDDPNKDPEEIRRKIKDLKEKMVLTEWERNRMGKKIRYGKRSSKPISVQRQSLPVFKMRSELIHAIRNNQFLVIVGETGSGKTTQITQYLNEDGFADHGIIGCTQPRRVAAVSVATRVAEEYGCRLGDEVGYTIRFEDVSSPKTKIKYMTDGILQIEALTDPLMSKYSVILLDEAHERTVATDVLFALLKDAVKKRPDLKVVITSATLDSMKFSEYFDNCPVITIPGKTFPVEVLYYDAPNMDYIESSLDTVMQIHINEGPGDILVFLTGQEEIDTCCEILYSRVKELGDAIGDLIILPIYSALPSELQSKIFESTPKGSRKVVFATNIAETSITIDGIYYVIDPGFSKINIYNPKVGIEQLVVSPISQAQANQRKGRAGRTGPGKCYRLYTESAFYHEMSSTTTPEIQRQNLSHTILMLKSMGIENLLEFDFMDPPPKHILISALEELYHLQALDTEGKLTSLGHRMSQFPMEPALSRTLLSSVKNGCSDDIITIISMLSVQNVFYRPKEKQQEADQKKAKFFHPYGDHLTLLNVFIRWKQANYNENFCTMNFLHYRHLNKAKDIKQQITLIFKKLNLTMTVCYGDPDLIRKTLVSGYFMNAAKRDSQVGYTTVVGNTSVAIHPSSSLYGKDYDYVIYNSLVLTSREYMSQVTSIEPQWLLECAPHFYKKINQNSMSRKKIKIEPLYDRYSKDQDSWRLSSIRQSREKALGIKR, encoded by the coding sequence ATGTCTATGCAAaaggaaaatattataaagatATTGGGAACTGATGATGATActgtaataaattttatcaaaaatattaatggaAACAGTGAAACTTTGGaagaatttcaaaaaaagataaagaacttagatgttggcCTTTCTTTGgagaatataaataaactGTATAACCTTTTAAATGAAGTTCATAGCATACCTgtagaaaataatgatagaACTCAACAGTCCCTTGTTAATTACACAGATTCTGGAAAACAAACTACAATTAATGATAgaataaatgatattttacaaaGAGAAATCGgtataaatgatatttatgTTACGAACTTCATCTTAGATATTATGAATACTTCTAAAGATTATGAAAGTTttgagaaaaaaatgaatgaTCTTGATGTTGGAATTTCTACACAAAATATCAAGAGTTTATTTAAGTTAAAGGAACCAAAATCTAATacaatagaaaataatataacacATATAAAATGGGGtgatttatcaaaaaacaaaaacacaGTGTCAGAGGTAAAGTTCAATCCATTTTTAAGTAAGAAGCAACAACCTCAAGATATAAAGGTTAATGGTATATTGAAAGGAAGAGTACGAAAAATTACAAGCTTTGGATgctttataaatataaagacATCTCAATCTGAGAATAAAGATGGGTTACTCCATATCTCTGAGATGAGTAACGAGAAAATAGGTACACCGAATGATTTAGTTAAAACTGGTGACATGGTATGggtaaaaataataacaattcatgaaaatggtaaaatttcattaagCATGAAGAATATTGACCAGCAATCGGggaaagaaattattaacgAAGCAAATATTGGTCAAGATGAAAGAGGAAGGAGCAAGGAacataaaaaagaaaatattagacGAAGAAAACTAACATCTCCAGAAAGATGGGAAATACAACAACTTATTGCTAGTGGAGCTGCCTCTATTGATGACTATCCAGAATTGAAACTTGAGACAAAAGTCCAAGTTGATAAGCACTATAGACAGAAAGACGTAACATCTGTACAGAATCCCGATAAACAAGTGAACTCGCAAGTCGACGAGGATGAACCTGTCGAAATTGAGTTAAATCATAACTGGAAACCTgcatttttgaaaaatgaaactaaGAATATTTCGAAAAAGTTTGAAATGCCTAAAATCAACAATGTCCCTAAAGGTTCGATGAGAAGAATAGCAATGGGTGAGTCTCAATTAATGAGGGAGCATAGAGATCaaaagtttaaaaaaaaagcGTTGGAGCAGGAATTACGATCTTACATTAATATGGATGATCCCAATAAAGATCCCGAAGAAAtcagaagaaaaataaaagatttGAAGGAGAAAATGGTGTTAACTGAATGGGAAAGAAATAGAATGGGGAAGAAAATCAGATATGGTAAAAGGTCATCAAAGCCCATTAGTGTACAAAGACAATCTCTACCTGTATTTAAAATGAGATCCGAATTGATTCATGCAATTCgaaataatcaatttttgGTTATTGTTGGTGAGACAGGGTCTGGTAAAACAACTCAAATTACACAGTATTTAAACGAAGATGGGTTTGCTGATCATGGTATAATTGGATGTACTCAGCCCCGTAGGGTAGCAGCAGTTTCTGTAGCAACTAGAGTTGCAGAGGAATATGGTTGTAGATTGGGTGACGAAGTAGGATATACTATTAGATTTGAGGATGTCAGTTCaccaaaaacaaaaattaaatacatGACAGACGGTATTTTACAAATTGAGGCATTGACTGATCCATTGATGTCCAAGTATTCCGTTATTTTGCTTGATGAAGCACATGAAAGAACAGTTGCAACAGATGTCTTGTTTGCACTGCTTAAGGATGCTGTTAAAAAGCGACCGGATCTTAAGGTTGTAATCACATCTGCTACCCTGGattcaatgaaattttctgaatattttgataattgtCCAGTTATAACTATTCCAGGGAAGACTTTCCCTGTAGAAGTCCTTTACTATGATGCACCAAATATGGATTATATCGAATCATCGTTGGACACAGTAATGCAAATTCATATAAATGAAGGTCCTGGAGATATTTTAGTTTTTCTAACTGgtcaagaagaaattgatacATGCTGTGAGATTCTATATTCCAGGGTCAAAGAACTAGGTGATGCAATAGGGGATTTGATTATTCTGCCCATTTATTCTGCGTTACCTAGTGAGTTGcaatcaaaaatttttgaGTCAACACCAAAAGGAAGCAGAAAAGTTGTTTTTGCCACTAATATTGCAGAAACATCTATTACTATAGATGGTATTTATTATGTCATTGATCCGGGGTTTTCgaaaatcaatatttataatcCAAAAGTTGGTATAGAACAATTAGTGGTATCACCTATTTCCCAAGCACAAGCAAATCAAAGAAAAGGTAGAGCAGGTAGAACTGGACCAGGTAAATGTTATAGATTATATACAGAATCGGCATTTTATCATGAAATGAGTTCCACGACAACGCCTGAAATTCAGAGGCAAAATTTATCACATACAATTCTGATGCTTAAAAGCATGGGGATTGAAAACTTATTAGAATTTGATTTCATGGACCCTCCTCCAAAAcacattttaatatctgCTTTAGAAGAACTGTATCATTTACAAGCTTTAGACACAGAAGGGAAATTAACTTCATTAGGTCATAGGATGTCTCAGTTTCCTATGGAACCTGCTTTATCTAGAACATTGCTTTCATCTGTTAAGAATGGATGTTctgatgatattattactataatttcaatgttaTCAGTACAAAATGTGTTCTATAGACCTAAGGAAAAGCAACAAGAGGCCGATCAGAAGAAGGCAAAGTTTTTTCATCCATACGGAGATCATTTAACACTCCTAAATGTATTCATAAGATGGAAACAAGCCAATTACAATGAAAATTTCTGCACAATGAATTTTTTGCACTACCGTCATCTGAATAAAGCTAAAGatataaaacaacaaataacattgatttttaagaaattaaatttaaccATGACTGTTTGTTATGGGGATCCGGACTTAATTCGTAAGACCTTAGTCTCGGGGTATTTCATGAATGCAGCAAAGAGAGATTCACAAGTAGGATACACTACTGTTGTTGGTAATACTTCAGTAGCGATTCATCCTTCTAGTTCACTGTACGGGAAGGATTATGATTATGTCATCTATAATTCATTGGTATTGACATCCAGAGAGTATATGTCACAGGTCACTAGCATAGAACCTCAATGGCTGTTAGAGTGCGCTCCacatttttataaaaaaattaatcaaaattCGATGtcaagaaaaaaaatcaagatTGAACCATTATATGACAGGTATTCAAAAGATCAAGATTCCTGGAGACTAAGTTCAATTAGACAATCACGAGAAAAAGCTCTAGGAATTAAGCGttag
- the PRE1 gene encoding proteasome core particle subunit beta 4 (similar to Saccharomyces cerevisiae PRE1 (YER012W); ancestral locus Anc_7.162): MDIILGIKVKDSVILATSKAVTRGISVLKDDDDKSRELSTHTLMTFTGEAGDTVQFAEYIQANIQLHDIRENYELSPNAVSSFVRQELAKSLRTRKPFQVNVLIGGYDIKTESPELYQIDYLGTKVSLPYAAHGYSGFYTFSLLDHHYRSDMTTEDGLKLLKLCIEELERRMPVDFKGVIVKIVDKEGIRVVDDL, from the coding sequence atggATATTATTTTAGGTATTAAGGTTAAAGATTCTGTCATATTAGCTACTTCAAAGGCTGTTACAAGAGGTATATCTGTTTTAaaagatgatgacgatAAAAGTAGAGAGCTTTCAACCCATACATTAATGACTTTCACAGGTGAAGCTGGTGATACTGTCCAATTTGCGGAATATATCCAAGCtaatattcaattacaTGACATAAGagaaaattatgaattATCACCAAATGCAGTTTCTAGTTTTGTCAGACAAGAATTAGCCAAATCATTAAGAACAAGAAAACCTTTCCAAGTCAATGTATTAATAGGTGGATACGATATAAAGACTGAATCACCAGAATTGTATCAAATAGATTATTTAGGTACTAAAGTTTCCTTACCTTACGCCGCCCACGGATATTCTGGCTTCTACACATTTTCCCTATTAGATCATCATTACAGATCCGATATGACCACAGAAGACGGTTTgaagttattaaaattatgtATAGAAGAACTAGAAAGAAGGATGCCTGTAGATTTCAAGGGAGTGATAGTGAAGATTGTCGATAAAGAAGGTATTAGAGTAGTTGACGACCTTTAA
- the BIM1 gene encoding microtubule-binding protein BIM1 (similar to Saccharomyces cerevisiae BIM1 (YER016W); ancestral locus Anc_7.167) has product MSNIGESRTDLLNWLNELLQLNYRKIEECGTGAAYCQIFDSIYGDVPMHRVKFNATAEYDFQTNYKILQSCFTKHQIEKTVYVDKLIKCRFQDNLEFLQWTKRFWLQNKDEAPYDPNSRRKFKSTISSTPNTSNNGVIKNKKSTYGLSASSNAANIMGSSRVSSFGASRKASSEQLLSLQTELSNSHMKITNLNDELTNYKNSLDIMERERAFYFGKLRDIEILVQSTEDLIKEGIYNANSNSNSDELYKFIKKVQKILYATEEGFEVNDGDEGRIEDKYATSSDQRHQSASNDVINNNANDNDRNNEQLGLMPPASMGTEIDTTNLASQNLIIDEETF; this is encoded by the coding sequence ATGAGCAACATTGGTGAATCACGTACGGATCTATTGAACTGGCTAAATGAACTGTtgcaattaaattatagaaaaattgaagaatgtGGTACAGGTGCAGCATATTGtcaaatttttgattctaTATACGGAGATGTACCTATGCACAGGGTTAAATTCAACGCAACAGCTGAATACGATTTTCAAactaattataaaatattacaaagtTGTTTTACAAAGCATCAAATTGAGAAAACTGTGTATGTcgataaattaataaaatgtaGGTTTCAAGACAATCTCGAATTCCTGCAATGGACAAAAAGATTTTGGCTTCAGAATAAAGATGAGGCCCCTTATGATCCTAATTCTCGcagaaaatttaaatcgACTATTTCTAGTACTCCAAATACATCTAACAATGGTgtaattaaaaacaaaaaaagcACATATGGTTTATCAGCTTCATCTAATGCTGCTAATATAATGGGTTCTAGTAGAGTGTCATCGTTTGGTGCATCTAGAAAAGCTTCTAGTGAGCAGCTATTGAGTTTGCAAACCGAATTATCAAACTCACACATGAAAATTACTAACTTAAACGATGAACTAActaattacaaaaattcaTTAGACATAATGGAAAGAGAACGTGCCTTTTACTTTGGAAAGTTAAGAGATATTGAAATTCTTGTTCAATCAACAGaagatttaataaaagaaggCATTTACAATGCTAATTCTAATTCAAATAGTGATGAGTTATATAAGTTCATCAAAAAGGTTCAAAAAATTCTATATGCAACTGAAGAAGGTTTTGAAGTTAATGATGGAGATGAGGGTAGAATAGAGGACAAATACGCTACTTCTAGTGATCAGCGTCATCAAAGCGCATCTAATGatgtaattaataataatgctaATGATAACGACAGAAATAATGAACAGCTTGGGCTAATGCCTCCAGCAAGCATGGGGACTGAAATTGATACCACAAATTTAGCATcacaaaatttaattatagaTGAAGAAACTTTCTGA